The following DNA comes from Bacteroidales bacterium.
AATAAGGGTAACAGCCACCATAAAGGCATCAATAATATGTTTCAACACCAATGTACTTACCCACGCCTCAGGGCTTAGAGGAGAGGTAAATCCTACAAAAAGGCTACCAATAAAGAAACTTATTACTGCCACTCCTGCTCCGCAAGACAGAAATACCCACCAACTCTTCTTGGCAATGGCACTCATCTTTTGAGTATTAACCTTAAACACCGACAGTGTTTTTGCAACAGAAGGTATTAACACTTTCATCATTGCCACTAAGGCAAACAGTATTACGCTTATAAGAGTAACCTCTTGGGCAGGGGTAAAATAAGCATCATCCAATACCGACAACTCCTTATATATCATTATAAAGAATGTTGCCAATCCCAATACCACTGCAATACCACTGATAAGCGAAGCGAGACTATCAAGTTGTTTGTTTAGAGGAGTCTCCTCTTCACTCTCTTTTGTAGCATTTTTAGCCACCTGTCCATATTGAGTTGCATCTCCTACCTTCTCAACAATAAATGTTCCGCGACCATCGAGTACGGTAGTTCCTCGCATCACAGCATTTGACGGATAGGTAGCCTCTTTATCAAAATCCTCTTCATCTGTGGTTTTGTCAATCATAGGCTCTCCTGTAAGGGTAGATTCATCAACTTGTAACGACACCGCCTCAACAAGAGTACCATCGGCTGGAATCTCATCGCCTGTCTCAATCATAACAACATCGCCTACTACAATATCGCGTTTTGGCACCTCAATAATCTTTCCTTCGCGAATAACCTTTACAGGCAACTCATCGTTAACCTGAGTAAGTGCCTCAAACTTTTTATTTGCGTCACGTTCAAAGTAGAACGATATTCCTGTTGCAAGAATTATGGCTATCAATATACCAATAGGCTCTTCAAATCCTCCCTCAACTATTGATATACCAAACGACACCACAGCCGCAAGTATCAATATCTTAATAATAGGATCATCAAATTTTTCAAAGAACAGACGCCACATCGATACTCTCTTTGATGGAGTTATAATGTTATTCCCATATTTTTTTCTACTCTCCTCTACTTGAGAAAGGGTTAATCCCTTCAACTTTTCATAACTTTTCATCTGTTGTAATATTCTTTCTTATTAAAAACGTAAGGCAAGCTCTATAAAGAACCTGCCTTCTGTTGTGTTTGTCTTCTATTTTGTCTTTTTATTCTTAACAATTCGTAAAACTTGTGCTGTTCGTGCTGGTAAGTATAGTTTTAACCACTCTTTACGATACTTCTTATACAAGGGATCAGGTAGAGTGAAATGCTCTATCGATTTATCTATTCGGTTGAAGCCTCCAAACTCAGCATCATCAGTTGTAATCTCGGTTATATAACTGCCTCGTGGTACTATCATACCATAGTCAGAGTATGAGTTTACAGGGCTAAAGTTAAAGACAAACAATAAATCTTTACGCATAAATGCCAACACTTGGTCATCGTTGTTATCCCAAATCTTAACAATTGGAGCAGTTGAGAATTTTGTAACACTCTTTATTGTCTCAATCATCTGTTTGTCGAACTCGTTGAGGTAACAATATTTCAAATCCTCTCTATCTACCAAATCCCATTGACGGCGGGCATATTTGTACGACCAGTTGTTTCCTTGACGTGGGAAGTCGATCCACTCCGGGTGACCAAACTCGTTACCCATAAAGTTTAGATAAGCACCTCCGTTTGTTGCCAACGTTACAAGGCGTATCATCTTATGAAGAGCAACACCACGCTCAACAACCATATTGTCATCGCCTTTGCTCATATGCCAATACATCTGGTCGTCAATTAGACGGAATATGATTGTCTTGTCGCCCACCAAAGCTTGGTCGTGACTCTCGGCATAACTTACAGTTTTTTCATCGGCTCTGCGATTTGTCAACTCCCAATATATTCCTGAGGGTGACCAATCTTCATCGCGTTTCTCCTTAATCATCTTAATCCAGTAGTCAGGAATTCCCATAGCCATACGGTAGTCAAATCCCATACCTCCCTTTTCAAACGATAGAGCCAATCCCGGCATACCGCTCATCTCCTCAGCAATAGTAATTGCTTTTGGGTTAACCTCGTGGATAAGAAGGTTAGCAAGAGTCAGATATGTTAGTGCATTATCATCTTGTCCGCCATCGTAGTAGTCGTTATAACTACCAAATGCTTTGCCCAAGCCATGATCGTAGTATAGCATAGATGTTACACCGTCAAAACGGAATCCATCAAATTTATACTCCTCCATCCAATATTTGCAGTTTGACAATAGGAAGTGGATAACCTCATTCTTTCCATAGTCAAAACAGAGTGAATCCCATGCTGGATGCTCTCTGCGGTCACCCTCATAGAAGAATTGATTGTACGAGCCATCGTATCTACCTAATCCCTCTAACTCGTTTTTAACAGCGTGAGAGTGAACAATATCCATAATAACTGCAATACCCAACTTGTGAGCCTCATCAATCAATGCTTTCAACTCATCGGGAGTACCAAA
Coding sequences within:
- a CDS encoding alpha amylase C-terminal domain-containing protein, with protein sequence MELDIVKKDAWLEPFAQIIEGRHNRVLNKIKELTGGKSTLSDFASGYLYFGLHRTKNGGWVLREWAPNAKDIYIIGDFSEWKELEKYRLKNLGNGVWEVKLKKDDLHHLDIYKLSVHWNGGKGERIPAWATRVVQDEKTYIFSAQVWSPEVPYTFSKKKFTPKSDNLLIYECHIGMAQDQERVGTYNEFREKVLPRVAALGYNAIQIMAIQEHPYYGSFGYHVSSFFAASSRFGTPDELKALIDEAHKLGIAVIMDIVHSHAVKNELEGLGRYDGSYNQFFYEGDRREHPAWDSLCFDYGKNEVIHFLLSNCKYWMEEYKFDGFRFDGVTSMLYYDHGLGKAFGSYNDYYDGGQDDNALTYLTLANLLIHEVNPKAITIAEEMSGMPGLALSFEKGGMGFDYRMAMGIPDYWIKMIKEKRDEDWSPSGIYWELTNRRADEKTVSYAESHDQALVGDKTIIFRLIDDQMYWHMSKGDDNMVVERGVALHKMIRLVTLATNGGAYLNFMGNEFGHPEWIDFPRQGNNWSYKYARRQWDLVDREDLKYCYLNEFDKQMIETIKSVTKFSTAPIVKIWDNNDDQVLAFMRKDLLFVFNFSPVNSYSDYGMIVPRGSYITEITTDDAEFGGFNRIDKSIEHFTLPDPLYKKYRKEWLKLYLPARTAQVLRIVKNKKTK